One genomic window of bacterium includes the following:
- a CDS encoding RNA polymerase sigma factor RpoD/SigA — protein sequence MDRNNSDRSVLSRYFSEIRAYPLLTKEQEQQLAHRVRKGDKDAFEHLVASNLSFVVKVASEYRNLGLPLEDLLNEGNLGLIEAARRYDPEKGTKFITYAIWWIRKAILKALAEQVNLVRVPTYQMKKVKQVREAEHTLRKELGRAPERHEISDRLDTTLKKVDQTLQVHSKEVSLDDTVGKEKKTPVSDYLIDQDSESPEENLIRREGTSLVGDALQHLSEQEQIVVRHRFGLDGCPILTLKEIGEQMGVSRERVRQIETQAKARLRRLFNRPRAPHRV from the coding sequence AGGAGCAACAGCTCGCGCACCGCGTCCGGAAGGGGGACAAGGACGCGTTCGAGCATCTCGTCGCCTCGAACCTCTCCTTCGTCGTCAAGGTCGCCAGCGAGTACCGCAACCTCGGCCTGCCGCTCGAGGACCTGCTCAACGAGGGGAACCTCGGGCTGATCGAGGCCGCGCGCCGCTACGACCCCGAGAAGGGGACGAAGTTCATCACCTACGCCATCTGGTGGATCCGCAAGGCGATCCTCAAGGCGCTCGCGGAGCAGGTCAACTTGGTCCGCGTCCCGACCTACCAGATGAAGAAGGTCAAGCAGGTCCGCGAGGCCGAGCACACGCTGCGCAAGGAGCTCGGCCGGGCGCCGGAGCGCCACGAAATCAGCGACCGCCTCGACACCACGCTGAAGAAGGTCGACCAGACGCTGCAGGTCCACTCCAAGGAGGTCTCGCTCGACGACACGGTCGGCAAGGAGAAGAAGACCCCGGTCTCCGACTACTTGATCGACCAGGATTCGGAGAGCCCCGAGGAGAACCTGATCCGCCGCGAGGGAACGTCGCTCGTCGGCGACGCGCTGCAGCACCTCTCCGAGCAGGAGCAGATCGTCGTCCGCCACCGCTTCGGCCTCGACGGCTGCCCGATCCTCACGCTCAAGGAGATCGGCGAGCAGATGGGCGTGTCGCGCGAGCGGGTGCGCCAGATCGAAACGCAGGCCAAGGCCCGCCTGCGGCGCCTCTTCAACCGCCCGCGCGCCCCGCACCGCGTCTGA